A region from the Variovorax paradoxus genome encodes:
- a CDS encoding efflux transporter outer membrane subunit translates to MTKKLIPTALAAAMLLAGCSLIPTYERPAAPVPTTFPGDPAQPAGQAAAAVPWEDFFADSRLNGLIRTALENNRDLRVSVLNIEQARAQFQIERAALFPAVGLTGSGSRSSPNPYQAFDSSAGSVSSQYSVNLGVTAWEIDFFGRVRALKDQALAQYLATEESRKAAQVSLIAAVASGWLTLIADDELLELTRQTLVTREESVRLTKMRFDNGVSSELDFQAANSLAETARASYAQQQRTRMQDENALALLLGAPVPADATAGGIKGLDSVKPMPDVPAGLPSDLLAERPDIRAAEQQLIAANANIGAARANFFPRVSLTTSLGTASSEFSGLFDRGSKAWSFAPSVTLPIFDAGRNRATLDSAKAGREIAVAQYEKSIQTAFREVADALAGRATLGEQVRAQRAQADAEAVRFRLSDMRYRNGIASALDLLDAQRSLYTAQQSAVTTRLLQLQNQVTLYKTLGGGWATPGSKG, encoded by the coding sequence ATGACCAAGAAACTGATTCCCACAGCCCTGGCCGCGGCAATGCTGCTGGCCGGCTGCTCGCTGATTCCGACCTACGAGCGCCCGGCGGCGCCGGTGCCGACCACCTTTCCGGGCGACCCGGCGCAGCCGGCCGGCCAGGCCGCGGCGGCGGTGCCGTGGGAAGACTTCTTCGCCGATTCGCGGCTGAACGGGTTGATCCGCACCGCGCTGGAGAACAACCGCGACCTGCGCGTGTCGGTGCTCAACATCGAGCAGGCGCGCGCGCAGTTCCAGATCGAGCGCGCGGCGCTGTTCCCGGCAGTGGGCCTCACGGGCAGCGGATCGCGCTCGAGCCCCAACCCCTACCAAGCCTTCGACAGCAGCGCGGGCAGCGTGTCGTCGCAGTACAGCGTCAACCTGGGCGTCACCGCCTGGGAGATCGACTTCTTCGGCCGCGTCCGCGCGCTGAAAGACCAGGCGCTGGCGCAATACCTGGCCACCGAGGAATCGCGCAAGGCCGCGCAGGTGAGCCTGATCGCCGCGGTCGCCTCCGGCTGGCTCACGCTGATTGCCGACGACGAGCTGCTCGAACTCACGCGCCAGACGCTGGTCACGCGCGAGGAATCGGTGCGCCTGACCAAGATGCGCTTCGACAACGGCGTGTCGTCGGAGCTCGACTTCCAGGCCGCGAACTCGCTGGCCGAAACCGCGCGCGCCTCGTATGCGCAGCAGCAGCGCACGCGCATGCAGGACGAGAACGCGCTGGCCCTGCTGCTGGGTGCGCCGGTTCCGGCCGATGCCACCGCGGGCGGCATCAAGGGGCTGGACAGCGTCAAGCCGATGCCCGACGTGCCGGCGGGCCTGCCCTCCGACCTGCTGGCCGAACGGCCCGACATCCGCGCCGCCGAGCAGCAGCTGATTGCGGCCAACGCCAACATCGGCGCGGCGCGCGCGAACTTCTTCCCGCGCGTGTCGCTGACCACCTCGCTGGGCACCGCGAGCAGCGAGTTCTCGGGCCTGTTCGACCGCGGCTCCAAGGCCTGGTCGTTCGCACCGTCGGTCACGCTGCCGATCTTCGACGCGGGCCGCAACAGGGCCACGCTCGACTCGGCCAAGGCGGGGCGCGAGATTGCCGTGGCGCAGTACGAGAAGTCGATCCAGACCGCGTTCCGCGAAGTGGCCGACGCCCTGGCGGGCCGCGCCACGCTGGGCGAGCAGGTGCGTGCGCAGCGCGCGCAGGCCGATGCGGAAGCGGTGCGCTTCAGGCTCTCGGACATGCGCTACCGCAACGGGATTGCCAGCGCGCTCGACCTGCTCGACGCGCAGCGCTCGCTGTACACGGCGCAGCAATCGGCGGTCACCACGCGGCTGCTGCAGCTGCAGAACCAGGTCACGCTGTACAAGACATTGGGCGGCGGCTGGGCCACGCCAGGCAGCAAGGGCTGA
- a CDS encoding c-type cytochrome, giving the protein MSADPHYQATEDAHIGPIKNPKQLLLAVFFSFVVPILIIVGLVAYVVSGNKPAGTAEGDNMALYGVSQDARDREVAERLKKVGTIEIRDANRPLAAGEAVFKAQCVACHGTPGIPGAPHLNDAAAWGPRIGQGYETLLDHALHGKGAMPAQGGGDFEDLEIGRAVVYMANAGGAKFPVPERPAAAAAPADGAASAPAAAASK; this is encoded by the coding sequence ATGAGCGCAGACCCGCACTACCAGGCCACAGAAGACGCCCACATCGGCCCGATCAAGAACCCGAAGCAACTGCTGCTGGCGGTATTTTTCTCCTTCGTTGTACCCATCCTGATCATCGTGGGCCTTGTGGCCTATGTGGTTTCGGGCAACAAGCCCGCGGGCACGGCCGAGGGCGACAACATGGCGCTCTACGGCGTGTCGCAGGATGCGCGCGACCGCGAAGTGGCCGAACGGCTCAAGAAGGTCGGCACCATCGAGATCCGCGATGCCAACCGCCCGCTCGCAGCCGGCGAGGCCGTTTTCAAGGCGCAGTGCGTGGCCTGCCACGGCACGCCCGGCATTCCCGGCGCCCCGCACCTGAACGACGCCGCGGCCTGGGGCCCGCGCATCGGCCAGGGCTACGAAACGCTGCTCGACCATGCGCTGCATGGCAAGGGCGCCATGCCGGCCCAGGGCGGCGGCGACTTCGAAGACCTCGAAATCGGCCGTGCCGTGGTCTACATGGCCAATGCCGGCGGCGCCAAGTTCCCGGTGCCCGAGCGTCCCGCCGCGGCAGCGGCTCCCGCCGACGGCGCTGCCTCGGCGCCCGCAGCGGCTGCAAGCAAATAA